ATGACAGCGTCGTGAGGATAACCGAGGAGGTGGCATACGGTTCGATCATAAGAGGGTTGCATTTCTACGGGGCCAACTTGATGGTCCTCATAGCGATACTCCACTTCCTGAGGGTTTACTTCATGGGAAGCTACAAGAAGCCTCACGAGGTGACGTACATAATCGGAATGATAACCGGTTTGCTAGCGATCGTTGCAGGTGTAACTGGCTACTCCCTGAGAATGGACCACGTGGCCGGGGAGGCCATAAGGATAGGGAATACCCTAGTTACGGGCATGCCTGGGGGTAAGATGATCGCCCAGATCATATATGGGACGGGAACGTTCGACGAGATAGTCGGCAGGTACTTGGCGTTCCACATCATGCTGGCCGGCCTGATATTCCTCCTGATGCTCGTCCACTTCTTCTCAATTCATCAGCATCACGTGTCACCCCCTTACGAAGGATCAGATCCTGAGCCAGCAGTACCTTTCTTCCCGAATCACATACTGACCGAGGCAGCGGCTGCCTTCGTGGTGATAGGCGCCTTGATAGTTGTATCAGCAGTGTTCCCGGCAGAGCTAGGTCAGAAGTTCCTTCCAACGAAGGAATTGCCGGTAGGTCAGCCTGAGTGGTACCTAATGGCTGTTTACGCTGGGATAAAGACGGGAGTAGATCCGGTTTTCGCTGGCATGGTGGTCCCGGGCGTGCTCCTACTGATATTCGTACTGATGCCTTGGATTGATCCGACCTACAGCAGGCACCCAAGGAACAGGAGGATAGCCACTATCTACGGAGCCATAATGGTCGGGGAATTCGTGGTCTTCACGGTATACGGGATGCTTACACCCGGAGAGCAGATCCCCTTGGTAAACGCGCTGGCCGTCGCGTTCGTTGTCGCGTTAATCACCGGAATACCAGCGGCCAAGTACACATCCAAGCCCGTTCCCCCGGTTAAGAGGACTCCAGTTAAGAGAGTCAGACACACACCACTCGTCCTAGAATGGGGCAAGTACATATTCCTGATACTCCTGATAATTCAGTTGATCACAACTGTCCTCGGAATCCAAGCCCATTTCAATGAGATGTACACCTTGGCTGGTTTCTACTTCGGCATATCTGTGATAGCCTTTGGATGGGTCCTATTCGTGGCGAAAGTCATCCTCCTAGACGTTAAATACATAACGAAGCCTATTCCCTCCTCTTAACATTTTCTTCACCGCCTCCTTCCAGATCGACGTTAGTCCACAAACCCTTTTTACATTGGAGCCACCACACGTAACGATGAACAGGGACAGTTTGGTGATTGTGGGAGTCGTGCTGATAACTCTGATCGTACTCGGATCTGCTTACACGGCAGTTTCAAGGGGTGTAGCTCCCTCCCTGCTGGAAAAGGGAACCCCCAGCGGATCTAAACAGAGCGGCGCGGGATCTTCTCAAGCAGCATCGGGGAAAACCGGTACTACTCAGACAAAGAAGACGACGACACAGAAAACAACGACCCAGAAGGCACCATTTGACTTCAAGAGCGTATTTCTCAAGAAGACCGAGTTCTCAATCACTTACGATTACTACCAAGATATGAAGAAGAAGGGCAATGGCGCCCTCTACGTCAAGGGAGATAATAGGAGAATGGATCTCAAGTTCGTTCAGGGACAGACGGTACTCATAAACAAAGGAGATTTGACCATATACTGTTTCAAACAAGCTCAAAGCGACTGGCAGTGCTTCCAATCGAAAAACAAGGAGTCCATTGAGAAGAAGATGAGGGGTGGAAAAGCAAACGATCCAGTTGAGGAAGGTCAGGAGGAGTTCGACAAACCATTATACAACGGTACTAGGACCTATGCGGGGAAGACATGCTACTGCTACTACGTTAGCAAGAGCGCGAAGGAAACCGTGAACGGCGTGGACAAGGCGGGAACTCGGTGGGTGGAGATATGTGTGACTCAAGATGGGATACTGGCCTATTACCTCTACCTATGGAAATCCTCTGATGGGAAGAACGCTATTAGAACCGAAATAATAGCCAAGACGATATCATACGACGTTCCGGATAGCGTCTTCAACCCACCCGTTGAACCAACAAGCCTTCCATGATTGAACTATTGAAATATTTTTCATAATATGTTTTAACAACAAAATTCGAGGTACATCTTTCCAAGAGGGACATTTCGCAGTAATATTTAACTGCTAGAAGAACGCTATAATTATGGGGTGAAAGGGAATGGCTCACCTGAAACTATCGCCCGATTTCGAGCATGTTTACAACGCTATCATGACCGAGTTGAGGGGTTACATACATGGTTCCGAGTGTCACATGGATAAGATAAAAGAGTGGCTGTCTACCTTGCCTCCTGAGGGAGTGAACTCTCTATTGGAGCAGCTTAGAAGGAATTTGGAGACTTGGAAGAATATAGGTTCCATAACTGAGGAGCAGTATGAGAGGGCCCTCCAGAAACTTGAGGAGATAAGAGATCTAGCTAGGTAACCTACCGACTCACATTATCCTTCCCACCTGCGCACACGCACTTGGCAGGTGGGATCCTAAGTTTTTATGTTAGATCGACTCGACCCCAATACGTGGACTTCAAGCTGATCATCGTAACCGGCGGAGTCATAAGCGGATTGGGGAAAGGTGTAATAGCTGCTTCCATCGGAAAACTCCTCCAATCTAGGGGGTTCTCCATCTCCATGATAAAAATAGATCCCTATCTAAACCCAGATCCTGGGACCCTTAATCCTATAGAACACGGGGAGGTCTTCATAACGGAGGAAGTATGGCACTTCAAACCGGGTCATGGCGTCGAATTCAAGATAGCCGAGATCGATGAGGACTTCGGTCACTACGAGAGGTTCCTCGACGTGAATATGCATCCCTCCAACAACATAACGAGCGGTCAGATAATGCTCAGCGTTATCTTAGGAGAGAGAAAGGGGAGGTACTTGGGCCAGACGATAAGGCTGATACCTCACGTGACCCAAGCCATAAAGGAGAGGATACATGAGGTAGCTAGGAGGGAAGAGCCCGACATACTGATAGTGGAGCTAGGAGGGACTGTAGGAGATTACGAGGCCATGGCATTCGTTGAAGCACTCAGACAGCTCAGACTCGAAGTGGGAACTGAGAATTCGGTGCACATCCATGTAACCTACGTCCCCTTTGTTGAGACCGTCGGAGAGTTCAAGACGAAGCCAGCCCAGCTCTTCTTCAGGGAAGTGCTGGCTGCTGGCCTCCCACCGGACTTCGTCATAGCGAGGACACAGTCCTCCCTCCCAGACGCGGTCAAGG
This genomic stretch from Thermoproteota archaeon harbors:
- a CDS encoding cytochrome bc complex cytochrome b subunit encodes the protein MTKCGKEERSCLSWLVSWFIDRLGMEEFTSTMVWRHTLHPVYSLGGLTTLMFIIQAITGLLLLMFYVPVFGETNMAYDSVVRITEEVAYGSIIRGLHFYGANLMVLIAILHFLRVYFMGSYKKPHEVTYIIGMITGLLAIVAGVTGYSLRMDHVAGEAIRIGNTLVTGMPGGKMIAQIIYGTGTFDEIVGRYLAFHIMLAGLIFLLMLVHFFSIHQHHVSPPYEGSDPEPAVPFFPNHILTEAAAAFVVIGALIVVSAVFPAELGQKFLPTKELPVGQPEWYLMAVYAGIKTGVDPVFAGMVVPGVLLLIFVLMPWIDPTYSRHPRNRRIATIYGAIMVGEFVVFTVYGMLTPGEQIPLVNALAVAFVVALITGIPAAKYTSKPVPPVKRTPVKRVRHTPLVLEWGKYIFLILLIIQLITTVLGIQAHFNEMYTLAGFYFGISVIAFGWVLFVAKVILLDVKYITKPIPSS